One Scylla paramamosain isolate STU-SP2022 chromosome 7, ASM3559412v1, whole genome shotgun sequence DNA window includes the following coding sequences:
- the LOC135102264 gene encoding uncharacterized protein LOC135102264 isoform X2 — MRIGLVLVLSSLLNRMAGAVTIVRLSVPRAVEANTTPVVLDCDFQVHEWERPGLVLKWYVDKVQLVYQWIPPRAPQALGVLAGHIDTTFTVSRDPWAAYRALYIPRPHPVLSGQYSCTVSTFEDEDTQSAQFLVWKAPRRVELKYWRPSEHLVNITCHTSGAAPRPKFTLFTHDLNGTNKQDVGVRGQEGERVDGLWQAGAWGLIAWAETPAETVVGCTLTLPGTKQTHTTTRAYYPDLPILTTTTTEAATVRSDAPSQWANGSHDSPGAATSFFASSGRSELLSSTCCGNWPIVVAAAWAVRRWVALAVP, encoded by the exons ggATGGCCGGGGCGGTGACCATCGTGAGGCTGAGCGTGCCCCGAGCTGTGGAGGCCAACACGACCCCTGTGGTGCTCGACTGTGACTTCCAGGTGCACGAGTGGGAGCGACCCGGCCTCGTCCTTAAGTG GTACGTGGACAAGGTGCAGCTGGTGTACCAATGGATCCCGCCGCGGGCACCCCAAGCCCTGGGCGTGCTGGCTGGCCACATCGACACCACCTTCACCGTCTCGAGGGATCCCTGGGCAGCCTACCGGGCACTCTACATTCCTCGCCCACACCCGGTGTTGTCCGGCCAGTACTCCTGCACCGTCAGCACCTTCGAGGACGAGGACACTCAGTCAGCACAGTTCCTCGTTTGGA AGGCCCCCCGGCGGGTGGAGCTGAAGTACTGGCGTCCCTCGGAACACCTCGTCAACATCACCTGCCACACGTCCGGGGCGGCACCGAGACCCAAGTTTACCTTATTTACTCATGACCTCAACGGAACCAA CAAACAGGACGTGGGCGTTCGAGGGCAAGAAGGGGAGCGCGTGGACGGCTTGTGGCAGGCGGGGGCGTGGGGCCTCATTGCGTGGGCTGAGACGCCGGCAGAGACGGTGGTGGGTTGCACGCTGACCCTGCCTGGCACCAAGCagacccacaccaccactaggGCCTACTACCCAG ACCTgcccatcctcaccaccaccaccaccgaggcGGCCACCGTGAGGAGCGACGCCCCCAGCCAGTGGGCCAACGGATCCCACGACTCTCCGGGCGCCGCCACCAGCTTCTTCG CCAGCAGCGGAAGGAGCGAGCTGCTGTCATCCACCTGTTGCGGCAACTGGCCTAT cgtggtggcggcggcgtgggCGGTGCGGCGGTGGGTGGCGCTGGCGGTGCCTTGA
- the LOC135102264 gene encoding uncharacterized protein LOC135102264 isoform X1, whose protein sequence is MRIGLVLVLSSLLNRMAGAVTIVRLSVPRAVEANTTPVVLDCDFQVHEWERPGLVLKWYVDKVQLVYQWIPPRAPQALGVLAGHIDTTFTVSRDPWAAYRALYIPRPHPVLSGQYSCTVSTFEDEDTQSAQFLVWKAPRRVELKYWRPSEHLVNITCHTSGAAPRPKFTLFTHDLNGTNKQDVGVRGQEGERVDGLWQAGAWGLIAWAETPAETVVGCTLTLPGTKQTHTTTRAYYPDLPILTTTTTEAATVRSDAPSQWANGSHDSPGAATSFFASSGRSELLSSTCCGNWPMYAHTWWRRRGRCGGGWRWRCLEPVVRTRGRRGLAGVTCWRPE, encoded by the exons ggATGGCCGGGGCGGTGACCATCGTGAGGCTGAGCGTGCCCCGAGCTGTGGAGGCCAACACGACCCCTGTGGTGCTCGACTGTGACTTCCAGGTGCACGAGTGGGAGCGACCCGGCCTCGTCCTTAAGTG GTACGTGGACAAGGTGCAGCTGGTGTACCAATGGATCCCGCCGCGGGCACCCCAAGCCCTGGGCGTGCTGGCTGGCCACATCGACACCACCTTCACCGTCTCGAGGGATCCCTGGGCAGCCTACCGGGCACTCTACATTCCTCGCCCACACCCGGTGTTGTCCGGCCAGTACTCCTGCACCGTCAGCACCTTCGAGGACGAGGACACTCAGTCAGCACAGTTCCTCGTTTGGA AGGCCCCCCGGCGGGTGGAGCTGAAGTACTGGCGTCCCTCGGAACACCTCGTCAACATCACCTGCCACACGTCCGGGGCGGCACCGAGACCCAAGTTTACCTTATTTACTCATGACCTCAACGGAACCAA CAAACAGGACGTGGGCGTTCGAGGGCAAGAAGGGGAGCGCGTGGACGGCTTGTGGCAGGCGGGGGCGTGGGGCCTCATTGCGTGGGCTGAGACGCCGGCAGAGACGGTGGTGGGTTGCACGCTGACCCTGCCTGGCACCAAGCagacccacaccaccactaggGCCTACTACCCAG ACCTgcccatcctcaccaccaccaccaccgaggcGGCCACCGTGAGGAGCGACGCCCCCAGCCAGTGGGCCAACGGATCCCACGACTCTCCGGGCGCCGCCACCAGCTTCTTCG CCAGCAGCGGAAGGAGCGAGCTGCTGTCATCCACCTGTTGCGGCAACTGGCCTATGTACGCACACA cgtggtggcggcggcgtgggCGGTGCGGCGGTGGGTGGCGCTGGCGGTGCCTTGAACCAGTGGTGCGGACCCGTGGGCGGCGAGGTCTGGCTGGCGTGACCTGCTGGCGCCCCGAGTGA
- the LOC135102264 gene encoding uncharacterized protein LOC135102264 isoform X3, with protein MRIGLVLVLSSLLNRMAGAVTIVRLSVPRAVEANTTPVVLDCDFQVHEWERPGLVLKWYVDKVQLVYQWIPPRAPQALGVLAGHIDTTFTVSRDPWAAYRALYIPRPHPVLSGQYSCTVSTFEDEDTQSAQFLVWKAPRRVELKYWRPSEHLVNITCHTSGAAPRPKFTLFTHDLNGTNKQDVGVRGQEGERVDGLWQAGAWGLIAWAETPAETVVGCTLTLPGTKQTHTTTRAYYPDLPILTTTTTEAATVRSDAPSQWANGSHDSPGAATSFFDFPILFDTGKWIS; from the exons ggATGGCCGGGGCGGTGACCATCGTGAGGCTGAGCGTGCCCCGAGCTGTGGAGGCCAACACGACCCCTGTGGTGCTCGACTGTGACTTCCAGGTGCACGAGTGGGAGCGACCCGGCCTCGTCCTTAAGTG GTACGTGGACAAGGTGCAGCTGGTGTACCAATGGATCCCGCCGCGGGCACCCCAAGCCCTGGGCGTGCTGGCTGGCCACATCGACACCACCTTCACCGTCTCGAGGGATCCCTGGGCAGCCTACCGGGCACTCTACATTCCTCGCCCACACCCGGTGTTGTCCGGCCAGTACTCCTGCACCGTCAGCACCTTCGAGGACGAGGACACTCAGTCAGCACAGTTCCTCGTTTGGA AGGCCCCCCGGCGGGTGGAGCTGAAGTACTGGCGTCCCTCGGAACACCTCGTCAACATCACCTGCCACACGTCCGGGGCGGCACCGAGACCCAAGTTTACCTTATTTACTCATGACCTCAACGGAACCAA CAAACAGGACGTGGGCGTTCGAGGGCAAGAAGGGGAGCGCGTGGACGGCTTGTGGCAGGCGGGGGCGTGGGGCCTCATTGCGTGGGCTGAGACGCCGGCAGAGACGGTGGTGGGTTGCACGCTGACCCTGCCTGGCACCAAGCagacccacaccaccactaggGCCTACTACCCAG ACCTgcccatcctcaccaccaccaccaccgaggcGGCCACCGTGAGGAGCGACGCCCCCAGCCAGTGGGCCAACGGATCCCACGACTCTCCGGGCGCCGCCACCAGCTTCTTCG ATTTTCCCATCTTGTTCGACACAGGCAAGTGGATCAGTTGA